A stretch of the Xiphias gladius isolate SHS-SW01 ecotype Sanya breed wild chromosome 21, ASM1685928v1, whole genome shotgun sequence genome encodes the following:
- the st3gal8 gene encoding ST3 beta-galactoside alpha-2,3-sialyltransferase 8, whose amino-acid sequence MLPRRKLFVAVAIAAILFLMLASQGIQRRHFLPLSLSPPTIRATPANRETVVELTEPPADLNPDPPRTPPHPSSTQPEDEEEPVDDSQYELRSCGCSKSCISDVGVSDWFSQRYDPKQQPILRGTNDKFDPDALRWWLGLQRSGNDKTLEEVMSEMFQVISPPTVDLRPLPSLCRSCAVVGNSGNLRWSQHGDLIDSHNSVIRMNKAVTKGFEKDVGNRTTHHFLYPESAVDIVRGVSLVLLPFKLRDLEWLTSALSTGQVKMTYMRVKERVKADKDKVLVVNPEFFKYVHDHWTEHHGRYPSTGMLAIIFALHTCDQVSVFGYGADKQGNWHHYWEDNRYAGAFRKTGVHSADFETQVIHQLAREGKIRLHL is encoded by the exons ATGTTGCCGAGGAGGAAGCTGTTTGTTGCCGTGGCGATCGCTGCCATCCTTTTCCTGATGCTCGCCAGTCAGGGCATCCAGAGGAGACATTTCCTGCCCCTGTCGTTATCCCCGCCCACCATCCGGGCAACGCCTGCCAACAGGGAGACAG tggtTGAACTCACAGAGCCTCCTGCTGACCTGAACCCTGACCCCCCCAGGACACCCCCTCATCCCAGCTCCACCCAGcctgaggatgaagaggagccTGTAGACGACTCCCAGTATGAACTGAG GTCTTGTGGTTGTTCCAAGTCCTGTATTTCAGACGTGGGGGTATCAGACTGGTTCAGCCAACGCTATGACCCCAAACAGCAGCCCATCCTCCGAGGCACCAACGACAAGTTTGACCCCGACGCACTCAGATGGTGGCTG GGTCTTCAGCGGTCTGGTAACGACAAGACCCTAGAGGAAGTGATGTCAGAGATGTTCCAGGTCATTTCCCCACCCACTGTGGACTTGAGGCCCCTCCCCTCACTTTGCCGTAGTTGTGCAGTAGTCGGCAACTCTGGCAACCTGCGATGGTCCCAACACGGCGACCTGATCGACTCCCACAACTCCGTGATCCG GATGAACAAGGCGGTGACTAAAGGATTTGAGAAAGATGTCGGGAATCGGACTACGCACCACTTCCTGTATCCGGAGAGCGCGGTGGACATTGTGCGAGGAGTCAGCCTCGTCCTGCTGCCATTCAAGCTGAGAGATCTGGAGTGGCTGACTAGTGCGCTGTCCACCGGCCAGGTCAAAAT gaCCTACATGAGGGTTAAAGAAAGAGTGAAGGCTGATAAAGACAAG gttctGGTGGTGAACCCGGAGTTCTTTAAATACGTTCATGATCACTGGACCGAGCATCACGGTCGCTACCCATCCACCGGCATGCTGGCCATCATCTTTGCTCTGCACACCTGTGACCAG GTGTCAGTGTTCGGTTACGGCGCCGACAAGCAGGGGAACTGGCATCACTACTGGGAAGACAATCGCTACGCCGGAGCCTTCAGGAAGACCGGCGTCCACAGCGCCGACTTCGAGACACAGGTTATTCACCAGCTCGCCAGGGAAGGCAAGATCAGACTGCACCTGTGA